One Triticum dicoccoides isolate Atlit2015 ecotype Zavitan chromosome 3B, WEW_v2.0, whole genome shotgun sequence genomic window, AGTCACCATCGGACGACTTACAACACCGggtctcgcaccatcttctaggctTGGGCCTCCGGTGGCTCTCCTCGTAAGTCGCCATTTAGGTCTTATGTCTAGATCTTCTAGGCATGTCTAAGGCCTCCTTTATGAGTCGccaactaatacgtctccaatgtatctataatttatgaagtattcatgtcatgtttataatatttttacatgattttggtatgaattgattagaactaacccggactgacgttgttttcaacagaactaccgtggtgttgtttttgtgcagaaataaaagttctcggaatgcgctgaaaatcaacggagaatatttttggaaaatataaaaaatactggaacgaaaagctaccggaggggagtcatgtggccaccacgagggtggagggcgcgccctacccctcaggagggtgctcctacctcgtggactccccgtggccccccttgacgtgaaactgatgccaacccctcctataaatcgtAAAAAACCCAGAACAGAGGAGAGATTGAAAGTTCCTCCACCTCAAGCCTCTAgaaccacgagaaatcaatctaggccctctccggcaccctgtcggGGAGGGCCATCATGACCGGAGGCCATAGGGGAGGATCTCGGAGGGTCCATCATTgctatgaaggccaaggaccagagggagaacctctccccatccagggggaggccatggagaaggaagcacaaggggagcacctctcctcctctctctcggtggcgccaaaGTGCCATCAGgaagggaatcatcgccgcggtgatcgtcttcatcaacatcaccatcatcatcaccatcctcatatattttaagcggtccactctcccgcaccccgttgtaatcacctgcttgaacatggtgctttatgccacatattatgatccaatgatgtgttgccatcctatgatgttttgagtagatttcctttgtctttgggttgattgatgatctagattggtttgagttgcatgttttattattggtgctgtcctatggtgccctctgtgccgggcaagcatgagggatccccgctatagggtttgcaatatgttcatggtttgctaatTGTCCGtgttgagtgactgaaacacaaacacggataagtgggtcatggcgtatgggaataaaggggacttgatactttaatgctatggttggattttaccttaatgatatttagtagttgcagatgcttgctagagtttaaatcataagtgcatatgatccaagaatagaaagtatgttagcttatgcctctccctcatatgaaattgcaataatgattaccgatcttgttaacaattgcttaggacaattccgcacaccgacccatcattattccacactcgctatttataatacttcagtaatatattctaactttaggataacatcacctacttttgtattttagctctccgatatcatgcaaagttatcctattcatacccacaacatagttttatttctcgtttctagttggcagcaaacgttcggtgtacgtagagtcgtatcaatggcagataggacttgagagaatattgatcttacctttagctccttgtgggttcgacactccatgcttatcacttccacctttggaaattgctacgatgatttcctgcacttggggattatcaagctcttttctggcgccgttgccggggagcaatagcgtggggttgatattctcgtgtgtgcttgtttgctttcttcactaagtagtttttgttttgcttagttgtgggtgaaacatacaaaaaaatgaaaaaatgaaaatgCAAAAAACTTacttgcctcatatgcctaaaaagttttttcaaaaaagagaagtgattggaaagttatgcattggagaagagggtcgaccttgaacacttgtgttcatgctcatggaaacaatgtagaatttttcatggaagtttctcagaaataattacccccttgtatatatccattttattataaaaataatgtgccaagccttggttttaggatgattagattgcttgtttactatgtgcagtgcaaaaacaaaaactttatctgtagcgcatgaatttacattttttattgGAAAGTCAAACAgatttgaaactttttgcacagtactTCTATACAATTTGTTtagattgtcctaattttttagattttttggagttacagaagtatacgaagtttccagattactacagactgtcatgtttttgacaggttctgttttctatgtgttgttcactaattttgattaatctatgggtagtatcggggggtatgaaccatggtgaagttggaatacagtagatataatgctaatatgaaattggaatgagtttacaaccgtacctaaaggtagtgatttgctttattatactaacggatctcacaaagtttttgttaagttttgtgtggatgaagtgttcgaagaatgaggagttaccggtgcaagaagaagaaagagaggcaagagttcaagcttggggatgcccaaggcaccccaagtaaatatttcaaggatactcaagcatctaagcttggggatgccccggttggcatcccatctttcttcttcaacaattatcagtataCCTTGATTTTtgtttcacatgatttgtgtcctttgtgtttttctttttctttaagaaccatgctagtatgagatagcccttcattgatttatagaatgcttcatgtgcttcacttatatcttttgagtatgaccttatagaatgctctttgtgcatcacttaaatcttttgagtatggttttatagaatgcttcgtgtgcttcacttatattttttgagcttggatattggttaatctatattaattgtagaatgctccatgaacttcacttatatcttttggagtgtgAATAAGACTGTcatcgaaagtgggtttggaagagtgtcaactttaggaagtaatgatcccactattttggagggtgttgaatcttagtgcaatatctatgaaagtggatttggagaggtcttgactttatttagtaatgattccactattttggaagaggttccaattgattatgagaacaaaattactatctatgatgattattgtgatgacatatatgctataaagaataatgttaaccatgaaacttgtcatcatgattttaatttccaatTGGATTAtgtctcacatgatagttattttgttgagtttgctcacactattctgaatgagaagaattttgcttatgtggagaatagtaaaatttctatgcttgtagatcatggttatattgttgaattcattcatgatgctactaaaaattattacgagggaggaatatatgcttgttggaattgcaataatatcaagtttcctctctacgtgcttaaattttgaagttatgcttgttttgccttcctatgctagttgattcttttccccataaattgtttgctcacaaaatccctatgcataagaagtgggttagacttaaatgtgctagtcatatgcttcatgatgctctcgttatgttttcattcttatctttcatatgagcatcattgacatcatcatgcttagctagaaagacattaaagaaaagcgcttgttgggagacaaccaaatatttatccttactgtttttgtgtgtttacatgattaagttgTTGTATTGATCATGTTTtagagcttttgtttcaataaagtgccaagtaagacctttgggatggcttatggtgatagttgatttgatcttgctgaaaaacggaaacttttgcactcattgccaaaattttaaaaaatcatagaagcgtgcttttgatctgaaattttttcacaagattgatatacaaatttcccaggttgtcctaatttttcagaatttttggagtgacagaagtatGATTTctattcagatcattacagactgttctctttctggtagattctgttttcaatgcatagtttgcttgttttctagtttctatggcttatattgctcaatataaattgtagaaatgatatggtacagtaggcactgtgtgagaacaattatgaatcttgtctttgacagtaccaaagtgaatgatttactctttatcatactaacccatctcacgaagttctgttaagttttgtgtgattgaagttttcaagttttgggtgagatatcgatatgaggagaataaggagtggaaagaccctaagcttagggatgcccaaggcaccccaaggtaatattcaaggaagactcaagcgcctaagcttggggatgccccggaaggcatcccctctttcgtcttcaaaaccatcggtatactttactcagagctatatttttattcgtcacatgatatgtgttttgcttggagcgtattttcaattttacttgatgtttgaataaaatcattggatttgaaatcttgaatgagagagaatcctcccatggctagttaattatttgactactcattgtccttcacttatatctttttggagtagtttgacatttactctcgtgcttcacttatattctatgagtagatggttgaataaattgaatatcataaatctgaatttatatatgtttcatatgcttataccatggggagtaatgacttcacacataataagtataggtggtaaatttattgaaagttagcaaacgcagtaTTGGTCAGttgagcaattcatgaaagaatattgaaggaagagaatttcacatataaatatactatcttggacatcttttgtaattgtgagcactcattaaaatatgacatgctaaaaagttgatgttggacaaggaagacaacttaatgggttatgttttcttatatcagaatagaagttatattgtcttggatcatccaacatgttgagcttgcctttccctctcatgctagccaaattctttacaccaagtagaaatactacttgtgcttccaaacatcccttaaaccagttttgccatgagagtccaccatacctacctatggatttactaagatccttcaagtaaggtgtcatcagtgcaagcaataaaaattgctctctaaatatgtgtgatctattagtgtgaagaaaataagctttatacgaacttgtgatatggaagaaataaaagcgacggactgcataacaaaggtctttatcagaagcggcaatataaagtgacgttcttttgcattaagattttatgcatccaaccataaaagcacatgacaacctttgcttccctctacgaagggcctatcttttacttttatcttctacccttatataaGAGTCTTGGTgaccatcacctttcctttttacactttttcctttggcaagcactttgtgttgaagcgatccggatatatatatatccacttggatgtaggttttcataaaatattattgttgatattacccttgaggtaaaaggttgggaggcgaaactataagcccctatctttctctgtgtccgattaaaactttgaacccataaatatcacgtgagtgttagcaattgtgaaagattaaatgatagttgagtatgtcgaatttgctaaatcaaagctcttactagacccttcctgaaaataagatgaattgcaattgtttgatgactgagaacatattttgttagttttcaagaaagtttatgatctatactttaacatgtgaatagcttgttacttgatcatgagaagttttatgagttgagctactgtttatgatatataaggatgctagaaaaggtgactgaaattatcattgatcaaacctgtgcacttggtagcattcacacttcataaattatttcttttatcatttacctactcgaggacgagcaggaattaagcttggggatgctgaaacgtctccaacgtatctataatttatgaagtatttatgccatgtttataatatttttacatgattttggtatgatttgattagaactaacccggactggcgctgttttcagcagaactaccgtggtgttatttttgtgcagaaataaaagttctcggaatgcgctgaaaattaatggagaatatttttggaaaatataaaaaatactggaatgaaaagctgccggggggagtcccgaggccaccactagggtggagggcgcgccctacccctccggAGGGTGctcctacctcgtggactcctcgtgggcccccttgatgTGAAACAgacgccaacccctcctataaatcctaaAAACCCCAGAACAGAGGAGATATcgaaagttccgccgccgcaagcctccagaaccacaAGAAATCAatataggccctctccggcaccctgctggagagggccatcatcaccagaggccatgggggaggatctcggaggggccatcatcgccatgaaggccaaggaccagagggagaacctctccccatccagggggaggccatggaggaggaagcacaaggggaagaacctctcctcctctctctcggtggcgccggagtgccatcgggaggggaatcatcgtcgcggtgatcgtcttcatcatcatcaccatcctcacctcttttacgtggtccactcttccgcaccccgttgtaatcacctacttgaacatggtgctttatgccacatattatgatccaatgatgtgttgccatcctataatgttttgagtagatttcctttgtctttgggttaattgatgatctagattggtttgagttgcatgctttattattggtgctgtcctatggtgccctccgtgtcgcgcaagcgtgagggatccccgttgtagggtttgtaatatgttcatggtttgcttattgtctgcgttgcgtgagtgactgagacACAAACaatgataagtgggtcatggcatatgggaataaaggggacttgatactttaatgctatggctgggttttaccttaatgatcttttgtagttgcggatgcttgctagagttccaatcataagtgcatatgatccaagaagataaagtatgttagcttatgcctctccctcatatgaaattggaataatgattaccgatcttgttaacaattgcttaggacaattccgcacaccgacccatcattatttcacactcgctatttataatacttaagtaatatattctaactttatgacaaCACCACCTACTTttattttagctcttcgatatcatgcaaagttatcctcttcatacccacaacatagttttatttctcgtttctagttgaaagcaaacgttcggtgtacgtagagtcgtattagtggcagataggacttgagagaatattgatcttacctttagctcgttGTGGGtttcgacactccatgcttatcacttccacctttggaaattgctacggtgattccctgcacttggggattatcaccaaCATCCTAACCCGGCCTAGTAGGGCGAGTCTCATcgcggggttatatccccaacaattaccagaattaatccttgcaattaacaagtacaaggggattgacaaccctcttgctcgtgttgggtgcaagtatttgtttttttgtgtgtgtgcaggtaccgtttatctTTGTTTGTGTGAGTCTCCTATTGGTTCGACaaaccttggttcttaattgagggaaataccttcTTCTACTATACCacaccacccttcctcttcggggaaatcccaatgcCTATCAAAAGTAGCAGGcctcgcgatgaagaataggaggtgacggtggctccgtatcgtaaaacgtgataaaACTTTATCTCTGATTTTCTCTCGGGAAGACGGTACTTATGGACTTGGAGGTAGGGCAAACGGAGCCCCGAGGGCCCCACAAGTTCAAATGGAGCCCCCCTCTCacaattctccgtaaaatttcgtCTAGTTCTGAgaactttttatttctgcacaaaaaacaataaggtagttctgctgaaaagaaCATCAGCCtgggttagttttattcaaatcatgcaaattagagtccaaagtaAGAGCGAaaatgtttgaaaaagtagatacattaTAGACGTATCACGATCCGATGTGTTGGGCGCATCCGGGCGTCCCCATATTCACCTCACATATGGTTTGAGTATGAGGGGTGCCGGACAATTCAAACGTTTTGGCTAGGTTTAAGGGATCTGGTTGGGCGATAGTTTTAGGACACTTTTATGTACGATTATAATGACCTGTCACCTGTGATTGTAGGCAGTATTTTGTTGATTCATCTATTATAAATTTTTAGATAAAACTACAGAAATATTATTTTCCACGTAGGAGCTCAGGATATTACAAAGAATCTATCATCATCCACAATATGTCTAATCAGATGTGACATGTGTATATGCAACGACAATGATTGATTGTAATTTGTCCGGACACAATCATTATGATATATCCATTACGATTTTCTTAGTATTTGTTACATAGATTTATCATTTGTGTGTACTACTAATGGGGTGTAACATTGTACTGGTGGGGATGAATAATATAATGGGGTGAATGCTCTTCGCTAAATGAAGGTCGATCTATGTTGGTTGGTCATGTGTTGGAAGATAGCAGAGTTTTGTTAAGAGAGTTCGGAAAAATTACTATTGAGCACTATAATAGAAAATCGAAATTAGTTGCTTATGAGCTAGGTCGTCGGGGTAGTGCTAACACTCTGTCGGTGTGGTAGTTTAGAAAACCGTACCTATGAGCCAACTGGGTCTGGTTTTAACCGGTCGGACCGCTGATTCACCGGTTCAATTGTTGCTTTTTTTAGACAAAACATATACAAATAGGTAAAATAAGTAAACGTTTAATCGTTTAACAGAAACTTGTTCGTGGAGAGATGGTTGGTAGGCTGAGTATAGCTCCGCGGCTTTCTTCCCTCACAACCACCTGAGTTCGATTTCCATTGAGAGCAAgccttttctattttgcaggtataAAGGTGGTTTAGTCGATCTGGTTTATACTCCCGGTTCACAATAAACCATTTGAAAACCAGCCGGTTTGACGGGTTCCGTCCAATCTGATTGTAGGACGGTCCAGTGAGCCTAAAAAACAGCCATCAATGCCAGTTTTGGTTCTGACGGTCGGACCGGTTGCTTAAACTATGGTGTGGATGGATGCACCACCTGATTTCATTGACAAATTCTAAGCAGACTATATACGTGTTATTTGATTATTAACAAAGCTACGAAGGCCTTTTCATCAAATTTTTATATAAGAGACTGTCTACTAAATTAACAGTTGACGCCGCAACGATCGAACCCCCACACTGTGTCGGTGCGTCTGAGCTCTACCCGGCCGGAGGGCCGTGCTCGTTCATTTCATTCATTCCGCCGTACCCGAAGCCCCATTTACGCATCATCAACTCAACTCAACTAAACAAAGGAGGGACAGCAGCCTGGTGCATCTGCATTTGAAAAAGAGGATCGCATCAGACCGTTGCTTAGCACGGGGGCACACTCCGCCCGTTTTATTCCATTCCACGAAAAATCGCCACCACGCTCCCGGCTCGATAAAAACAAGCAAGCAAAGGTTCCGTTAAGCCTTTCCTAATTCTAAGCTGAAAAAGAAAGGGGTTTCCGAACCCGTCGGCtcgcagccagccagccagccagccactaATCCCCAACGCCCTTTCCTCGCTCCGCCTCCCCCCATCCCTCTCTCTAGAAGACTCATCGCCGCGGCCGCCATtcccgtccgcctcctcctcctcccctccagtAAACCCTAGCCGCCGAACCCCCAGCCCCCCCACACCAGCGCCCGAATCCGTCGCCCGCCGCAGTCCCGCTCGACCCAGGGCTCGCCGTTTCCGCCGATCTTTTTCGAGGGGCAAATTTTTCTCCCGGGGCGATTTCTGCCTTCATCCGGTGGAGACATGGGGAgccggagggaggaggagaggaacgaGAAGATCATCCGCGGCCTCATGAAGCTGCCGCCCAACCGCAAGTGCATCAACTGCAACAGTGTGGTActggcctcctcctccacctcctccacttGTTTATCGCGCCGCCGCTAAGCTGATTGACGCGTCTGTCCTGTTTCGCTTCGCGGATCATTGACCCCGAGACCGTGAGGTTCGGTGGTTTAGCTCGGATTTACGAAATTTGCTGTCTCTGCTGCGGATTATTTGTTCGCTCGTGTGTGTTTAAGCTGCGGCTGTCGGGTTGGGGATGGCAAGGATTGCACTGTTACCTACCTGTATCATTTTGCTTTAGATGGTTAGATGCTTGGTTGATCGCCGGGGTAATTACCTTGATGGGTTGCATAAACTGTTGATTTTGTTGCCGTTGGAGTAATCTAGGATTGCTGGTTTGGTCTGTTAATTCAGAACTCCTTTTGGTCTGCCAAGATCCTCGTCACTTCTGTGCGCAGTTGCCCTTCATTGTTTGCTACTGAAGTTGCTTAGTTGGCTAAAAGTGCTGATAGTTTGGTGCTTTTAATGTCAGTAGAAGCAATTTGTGTTGCTCTTGCGTATTTTTCAGGTTGTAGATTTCCTTACTATTTTTGTAACGATGGTCGCTTAGTTGACTGAAAGGTGTCTACATTGCTTAACTTTTGTTGAATCCTACCTTTGTAATCTTGCGTTAAATATAATGAGGTCACTGTATTTACTCAACTCTCTGAATCATGCTAGATGCTGTTATATTGACATTTCTTTTGAATCGCACAACTAACGTTTATTTTGGTGTAGGGGCCACAATATGTATGCACCAATTTCTGGACCTTTACATGCTTGTCATGTAGTGGGATACAGTGAGTATCTTAGAACTTTGGGGATTTTTTTTGCCGCTTCAGTTCTTCCTTTTAGTCTTTGGCCTTATATCTCATGTTTAGTtttagttatatgccaaattctctTCTGCATAAATTTGTGATGTGGTATTTGATACTACCTTGCTCGCAAATAGATTACTTCCTAGAAAGCGTGCAATCAAACTCTTCTAACTTTGATGACTAATATATACAAAATCATATGGATTGGTAAGTTGAAAATAGTATCATTAGATTTGTCGTGAACAATACTTTCATGATACAATTTTTGTACAAAAAATAATGGTCATAGATGCATATTGGAGaccatttctttacagagggagtatttatgaACGGAGCATACTCTATGATACAAAGGAGTAGATACTCTTTGTTGTCATGAAATAGTTAACAATCCAATATCACAATGTCTCACACTATTCCACTGTAATCTTACTACATATGTGCAATTGGAATTTTCCATATAAAACTCTAGGGCATGAGGTCATTTCATGATTATCATGAGATGGTCTCTAGATTAGCTAATTTCTCAAACTGAACATCCCACTAGTATCCTGAGATAGCCGCATGTAGCCACTTCGCCATTTGCTGAAATAGATGATGAAGTTATGCTGTCTTGTTAAGCTATCCCCAGTTACTGCATTTTCCTGTCGTGCCCTTAATAGTAATTTTTATTCTGTGTTTGATATAACAGCCGTGAGTTCACTCACCGTGTTAAATCAGTGTCAATGTCTAAATTCACTACCCAAGAAGTGCGGGCTCTTGAACAGGGTGGTAACCAGGTAACTGTGCTCAGAACTGTTCTACCATTCCCATCTTGAGTTACTTGTTCAACTTAACGACTTACATCGGAGTTGGTAACTAACTGCAGCGAGCACGTGATATCTACCTAAAAGATTGGGATTGGCAGCGAATGAGGTTGCCTGACAACAGGTGAGTTTGTTTCATTCTTAAGTTCCTTTTAGTCACGTCCTGCATCCTGTGCTATGAAAAACTGCTACATTTCCTCTTATGCTACCAAGTAACTTTCTGTTTCAGCAAACCAGATAGGATAAGGGAATTTATCAGAACTGTTTATGTAGACAAGAAGTATGCTGGTGCGAAGTCCACCGACAAACCAGCCACTGATAGTGAGGTAACGAGTTAGTAAAATCTAAAGAGTGATGGTCTTTAATTCTGGATATCTAAGTGCCGAATTTCCCCTCATCTAACAGTTGAACATTTCTAACACTGTTCATGCTGCAATCCTTTTCATTATTAGCCACACATATGTGCTAACTATACATTCTAATTTTTCAACAGAGTGTAAAGGGCAATGAAAGTGAAACAAGAAGACCCGACTCCTATCATTCATACTCGCAAAGCCCACCTTATGATTTTCAGTATGAGGATAGACGATATGGCAAGCAAGTTAACACGCTTGCTCGTAGGCCTTCGGATAGGGCACTCTTTGATGGGAAACTCGGCAGCCTATTGTACAGTCCGGGTCGTTCCAGGGATCAGATGCATGAAGATCGATTTGCTAATGAGAGTCACGGATCAAGATTTTCTGACTTTTCAGCCTCAAGCACCAGTGACTTTAGAAACGATGTGCTTTCTCCTAGCTCTCAGGATACAGGGTACAGCAGCCCTTCTGTGCACCATTCAAGAAATGTATCAGCTGAAAATCCTCAATCCCAAAGACATCCAAATGCAGTTTCACAAATAGAATCTAATGGAGGTCATCGTTCACAGGTTATTTATCCTCCCATCTCCATCTTCACTTTGCAGTAAAATTACCTATTCACTTGTGCAATTCTTGAAGTAGATTGGGTAAGACATAAAATATATCTTCTTCATATGTGCAGCGAACAGCTTCTTCTGGAAGTTTTGGATCGTTTGATGGTAGCTCACCATCTAATAAATCAGTTGATTCAGGTGTCCTACCTGATGCACCTACAGAAAGGCCAGTGCCCTCTGCTGCAAACCGTCAGAGTGGGGCATCTTCTGTAGCTCATTCTACACAACCGTATGCCTTGCAGCAGAGTGCGAATTCTTCAGCCAGCCAAATTGCCCCCCAAGAATCTCTGCGGCATTTGCCTGTTTCAGCCCAACCACAACCACAACCAACGGCTTTCTCTAATCAAGACCTCTTTGACATGTCAACATTGCCGCAACCCGTTGTTTGTGCACCACCAATAGATTTGTTTGCCGGCTTTAATCAACAGACTGCATCAGTTCCTAATGGTCATTCTGATGTTGTTAAAGAAGCTGTGCATAATGCTGTGGTTCAGAAGGTTGTCACGGCTTCAGCGTCTGTATCAGCAGAAGCAGTCCCCACATCTCATCCTGTGCACCAAGATCTCTTCAGTCTGTCAATAGCGCAGGACTCAGCAACTTCTTCTTCCCCTCCGTCAGTGGATCTGTTTGCTGGCTTTGACCAACAGCTGCCACCTACGTCTAGTGTTCATCATATTACACCAGCAGCTCCATTGCCTGCTAATGAAGGGTGGGCATTCTTCGACACACCTCAATATGGTTCGTCAACTTCTGTTTCAAATGTGCAATCTCAGGTGCCTGCTGCATTGCCAAGTGTTGTTGCCAAAGCAATTGATCAATCAACATTGCCAAATTCACCACCAAGTGCCATCATGTCACAAACATCTCCGCCTACTATGGACCAGTGGAGTTTAAATGCTGAAGAGGTGAAGATCCCTGTCTCGAAGGAAAACTCCCAGGTACTTTAGCATTTGGTATATAAAGCTGTGAAGCTTGCTGCAGCTTTACTTTTACTGAGCTAAATATGAattttgatttccttggttgcttcCTAGGACTGGAATGCCTTTGGTGAATCCACTGGGAACATGCCTAATAATGTGTTTGCATTCAATGATATGCCTCAAGTAGCACCTCATCAGTTTGCCATACCCGGTGTTCCATACATGGGATCCAGAACTTCGCAGGTGTGTGTAACTGGCGTTTTGATCACTTTAAAAAGCTGAAAAGAAAACATATTTCTTTATTTCCCAAAGAAGGCTGG contains:
- the LOC119277358 gene encoding probable ADP-ribosylation factor GTPase-activating protein AGD14 isoform X2, translated to MGSRREEERNEKIIRGLMKLPPNRKCINCNSVGPQYVCTNFWTFTCLSCSGIHREFTHRVKSVSMSKFTTQEVRALEQGGNQRARDIYLKDWDWQRMRLPDNSKPDRIREFIRTVYVDKKYAGAKSTDKPATDSESVKGNESETRRPDSYHSYSQSPPYDFQYEDRRYGKQVNTLARRPSDRALFDGKLGSLLYSPGRSRDQMHEDRFANESHGSRFSDFSASSTSDFRNDVLSPSSQDTGYSSPSVHHSRNVSAENPQSQRHPNAVSQIESNGGHRSQRTASSGSFGSFDGSSPSNKSVDSGVLPDAPTERPVPSAANRQSGASSVAHSTQPYALQQSANSSASQIAPQESLRHLPVSAQPQPQPTAFSNQDLFDMSTLPQPVVCAPPIDLFAGFNQQTASVPNGHSDVVKEAVHNAVVQKVVTASASVSAEAVPTSHPVHQDLFSLSIAQDSATSSSPPSVDLFAGFDQQLPPTSSVHHITPAAPLPANEGWAFFDTPQYGSSTSVSNVQSQVPAALPSVVAKAIDQSTLPNSPPSAIMSQTSPPTMDQWSLNAEEVKIPVSKENSQDWNAFGESTGNMPNNVFAFNDMPQVAPHQFAIPGVPYMGSRTSQDLARGEPERSTPGDIFPGFNVSPGVLAEPSFPAPLQSQLDMVSQAGKSTNPFDMAFESDVEANDMFMDLTSLQATLPDPHVPADYSGNLTEPWMPQNSTVPYIPSASQGGLSYIPGQVQDSHMLNSAQQGQFPPRNPFDE
- the LOC119277358 gene encoding probable ADP-ribosylation factor GTPase-activating protein AGD14 isoform X1 encodes the protein MGSRREEERNEKIIRGLMKLPPNRKCINCNSVGPQYVCTNFWTFTCLSCSGIHREFTHRVKSVSMSKFTTQEVRALEQGGNQRARDIYLKDWDWQRMRLPDNSKPDRIREFIRTVYVDKKYAGAKSTDKPATDSESVKGNESETRRPDSYHSYSQSPPYDFQYEDRRYGKQVNTLARRPSDRALFDGKLGSLLYSPGRSRDQMHEDRFANESHGSRFSDFSASSTSDFRNDVLSPSSQDTGYSSPSVHHSRNVSAENPQSQRHPNAVSQIESNGGHRSQRTASSGSFGSFDGSSPSNKSVDSGVLPDAPTERPVPSAANRQSGASSVAHSTQPYALQQSANSSASQIAPQESLRHLPVSAQPQPQPTAFSNQDLFDMSTLPQPVVCAPPIDLFAGFNQQTASVPNGHSDVVKEAVHNAVVQKVVTASASVSAEAVPTSHPVHQDLFSLSIAQDSATSSSPPSVDLFAGFDQQLPPTSSVHHITPAAPLPANEGWAFFDTPQYGSSTSVSNVQSQVPAALPSVVAKAIDQSTLPNSPPSAIMSQTSPPTMDQWSLNAEEVKIPVSKENSQDWNAFGESTGNMPNNVFAFNDMPQVAPHQFAIPGVPYMGSRTSQDLARGEPERSTPGDIFPGFNVSPGVLAEPSFPAPLQSQLDMVSQAGKSTNPFDMAFESDVEANDMFMDLTSLQATLPDPHVPADYSGNLTEPWMPQNSTVPYIPSASQEREFYSIIRGLQSRGTNSSIQGGLSYIPGQVQDSHMLNSAQQGQFPPRNPFDE